One Fontisphaera persica DNA window includes the following coding sequences:
- a CDS encoding OPT family oligopeptide transporter has translation MSNSGSQDSTSGESPAFTPYLPPQARLPELTLRAVITGAVLGLLFGASSLYLVLKVGLTVSASIPVAVVSIALFRMYAKAGGRDATILEHNLIQTGGSAGESIAFGLGVTMPAIMILGFDLEIGRVMLVAVLGGLLGILMMIPLRRALIVQQHGRLKYPEGTACAEVLKAGASEESRRAAAAAGHESHAQAALSAHTIFTGFGIGLLYKTVMLALKGWKDIPGVVFGGPFKGGSVGVEVSPELLGVGYVIGPRIAAVLCAGGMLSYLLLIPLIKFFGEGLSAPLAPGKIPISQMTPTQVRQDYILYIGAGAVAAGGIISLLRSLPMLWHGLKSGLADLQAAGGPTGTVPRTEQDLSMHFVLGGIVLLVLAILFSPSLHMNLLGALLIVVFGFLFVTVSSRLTGEIGSSSNPISGMTVATLLLTCLIFLLMGWTGGTYFVTALSVGAIVCIAASNGGTTSQDLKTGFLVGATPKYQQIAILVGALVSALALGPILLKLNEAATVYVPAAEVAPGLRTDVSLLLDRETLRGPQAREDQRAYFVWHKTDATNGPPGKYLVDEQGRAVYLVDPGVNGHYSKRPDGTEVRKFDAPKAVLMSYIIKGILDRQLPWALVLFGVMIALILEMAGVPSLAFAVGVYLPISSSAPILAGGVVRWLVDRQMRSRLRPANLSEAELAAESDKSPGVLMASGYIAGGAIAGTLIAFYAGFFDRVEQAITRWAETHNPMYAGPLADLLSLIPFLVLALVLWQAGRRPPMPVKA, from the coding sequence ATGAGCAATTCAGGCAGCCAAGATTCAACGTCCGGTGAATCTCCCGCTTTCACACCTTATCTTCCACCGCAAGCACGGCTGCCGGAATTGACGCTGCGTGCGGTAATTACCGGCGCCGTGCTGGGCCTGTTATTTGGCGCCTCTTCGCTATACCTCGTTTTGAAAGTGGGCTTGACGGTCAGCGCCTCCATTCCTGTGGCGGTAGTCTCTATTGCCTTATTCCGCATGTACGCAAAGGCGGGGGGACGCGACGCCACGATTTTGGAGCACAACCTCATTCAAACAGGCGGATCGGCCGGAGAGTCCATCGCGTTTGGACTGGGCGTCACCATGCCGGCGATCATGATTCTGGGTTTTGACCTGGAAATTGGCCGGGTGATGTTGGTGGCAGTCTTGGGCGGGTTGTTGGGAATACTGATGATGATCCCGCTGCGCCGGGCGTTGATCGTGCAGCAACATGGGCGGTTAAAATACCCCGAGGGCACAGCGTGCGCCGAGGTGCTCAAGGCCGGAGCCTCGGAAGAGTCGCGACGGGCGGCCGCCGCCGCGGGACATGAAAGCCATGCCCAGGCCGCGCTTAGCGCGCACACCATCTTCACCGGCTTTGGCATTGGTCTATTATACAAAACGGTCATGCTGGCTTTGAAAGGGTGGAAGGACATCCCAGGGGTGGTGTTTGGCGGGCCTTTCAAGGGAGGGTCTGTGGGCGTGGAGGTTTCCCCAGAATTGCTGGGCGTGGGATATGTCATCGGGCCGCGGATAGCGGCCGTGCTATGTGCGGGGGGCATGTTGTCCTACCTCCTGCTGATTCCTTTAATTAAATTTTTCGGGGAAGGGTTGAGCGCGCCATTGGCGCCGGGGAAAATTCCCATCAGCCAGATGACGCCCACCCAGGTGCGGCAGGATTATATTCTTTACATCGGTGCCGGAGCGGTAGCGGCCGGCGGCATCATCAGCCTCTTGCGCTCGCTGCCCATGCTATGGCACGGACTGAAGAGCGGACTGGCGGATTTGCAGGCCGCGGGTGGCCCCACCGGCACCGTGCCGCGCACGGAGCAGGATTTGTCCATGCACTTCGTGTTGGGCGGAATTGTGCTGTTGGTGCTGGCGATTTTGTTCTCGCCTTCGCTGCACATGAATCTTCTGGGGGCGTTATTGATTGTAGTTTTCGGTTTCCTATTTGTCACCGTATCCTCCCGGTTAACCGGTGAAATCGGCTCGTCCTCCAATCCCATTTCCGGGATGACCGTGGCCACGCTGTTGCTGACGTGCCTGATATTCCTGCTGATGGGATGGACGGGCGGCACGTATTTCGTTACGGCGCTTTCAGTGGGGGCCATTGTTTGCATTGCGGCCTCCAATGGCGGCACCACCTCCCAGGATTTGAAGACCGGCTTTCTGGTGGGAGCCACCCCCAAATATCAACAAATCGCGATTCTGGTGGGAGCCCTGGTCTCGGCTCTGGCATTGGGGCCCATATTGCTGAAACTTAATGAGGCCGCCACGGTGTATGTGCCCGCCGCAGAGGTGGCGCCAGGCTTGCGGACGGATGTCAGCCTCTTGCTGGATCGGGAAACATTGCGCGGGCCGCAAGCGCGTGAGGACCAGCGCGCATATTTCGTATGGCACAAGACTGACGCCACCAACGGCCCACCGGGGAAGTACCTGGTGGACGAGCAGGGACGGGCAGTTTATCTGGTGGATCCGGGGGTGAATGGCCATTACTCCAAGCGGCCTGATGGCACCGAAGTGCGTAAGTTTGACGCTCCCAAGGCCGTCCTCATGTCTTACATCATTAAAGGCATACTGGACCGCCAGTTGCCCTGGGCCCTGGTTTTGTTTGGAGTCATGATTGCCTTGATTCTAGAAATGGCTGGCGTGCCCTCGCTGGCATTTGCGGTGGGGGTATATCTGCCCATTTCTTCTTCCGCGCCGATTTTGGCGGGTGGCGTGGTACGCTGGCTGGTGGACCGGCAAATGCGCAGCCGGCTGCGCCCGGCCAATTTATCCGAGGCAGAACTGGCGGCGGAAAGTGACAAGAGTCCCGGGGTGCTTATGGCTTCGGGTTACATTGCAGG
- a CDS encoding glycosyltransferase: MKVSVVIPAFNEEKLLPGTLLALKSAAETSWGQRGWPWEIIVCDNNSSDLTAQIAAEAGARVVFEPVNQIARARNTGARAARGAWLVFMDADSRPSPGLLAEVAEVMEKGAAAGGGALLQFDASAPWGHWAVKFWNLWSRALRWAPGSFLFCRAEAFHELGGFDETLFVSEEIDFSRRLKRWARQHHLQVTILSRHPLLTSGRKTHLYTLGDHLRFIGRSLYMGTRLCRTRQHCGIWYEGRR, from the coding sequence GTGAAGGTCTCTGTTGTCATACCGGCATTCAACGAAGAGAAGCTGTTGCCCGGTACTTTGCTGGCCCTTAAGTCAGCGGCGGAAACTTCATGGGGTCAGCGAGGTTGGCCATGGGAAATCATTGTTTGCGATAACAATTCCTCAGATCTTACGGCCCAAATTGCAGCGGAGGCAGGCGCCCGCGTGGTATTTGAACCCGTGAATCAAATTGCCCGAGCGCGCAATACGGGCGCTCGCGCTGCGCGTGGCGCATGGTTGGTTTTCATGGATGCCGACTCCCGTCCCTCCCCTGGTTTGCTGGCCGAAGTCGCGGAGGTCATGGAAAAGGGCGCTGCGGCCGGCGGGGGCGCCTTGTTGCAATTTGATGCCTCGGCTCCATGGGGGCATTGGGCCGTAAAGTTTTGGAATCTATGGAGCCGCGCCTTGCGCTGGGCGCCTGGCTCTTTTTTATTTTGCCGCGCGGAGGCCTTTCATGAGCTGGGCGGTTTTGATGAAACACTCTTTGTTTCAGAGGAAATTGACTTCAGCCGCCGGCTCAAACGCTGGGCGCGCCAGCATCATCTTCAAGTCACCATCCTCAGCCGGCATCCCTTGCTGACCTCCGGACGAAAAACCCACCTCTATACGCTGGGCGACCATTTGCGCTTCATTGGCCGCTCCCTCTACATGGGCACGCGCCTTTGCCGTACTCGCCAGCATTGTGGCATCTGGTATGAAGGCCGCCGCTGA
- a CDS encoding XdhC family protein produces the protein MLNEKRPFAVVTVLSAQGSTPLPAGAHALIEADGAIHGTVGGGAVEAEAIRQAMAALTTQERRVFDFDLHGPGPHDPSPICGGRMRLLVDPRPAEFAEALSKLLNALAERKRGWWIFGLGEKMPWNLRCYFTEAGQPFPRGGLQEALCISAGLSTEAAVYLPPIPGQRGEILMEPVVPVPRLVMVGGGHVGQAVAAQAALLGFEIIVVEDRPEFARPALFPPGTHTLCGDIEKTLASLSWDRDTSVVLATRGHQKDAEALRICIQRCTGYLGMIGSRRKVPLMRQMFLERGWATAEQWEKVYAPIGLDIGAVTVQEIATAILAQIIAVRRKGNAPRIPLASDS, from the coding sequence TTGCTTAATGAAAAACGGCCTTTCGCCGTGGTCACCGTCTTGAGCGCACAAGGTTCAACCCCGTTGCCGGCGGGCGCTCATGCATTAATTGAGGCAGATGGCGCCATTCATGGGACTGTGGGGGGAGGAGCGGTGGAGGCGGAAGCCATTCGCCAGGCAATGGCCGCGCTCACCACGCAAGAGCGAAGGGTATTTGACTTTGATTTGCACGGCCCGGGGCCGCACGATCCCAGTCCCATCTGTGGCGGCCGCATGCGCCTGCTCGTGGACCCGCGCCCCGCCGAATTCGCAGAGGCATTGTCAAAGCTCCTCAATGCTTTGGCGGAACGCAAGCGGGGCTGGTGGATTTTTGGGCTTGGCGAAAAAATGCCGTGGAATCTTCGATGTTATTTCACTGAGGCAGGCCAGCCCTTTCCCCGGGGTGGATTGCAGGAGGCCCTGTGCATTTCAGCCGGTCTTTCAACCGAAGCCGCCGTTTATCTGCCGCCAATCCCCGGCCAGCGCGGTGAAATACTCATGGAACCCGTTGTACCCGTTCCGCGATTAGTCATGGTGGGAGGCGGCCATGTGGGCCAGGCAGTGGCCGCGCAGGCTGCCCTTTTGGGATTTGAAATCATTGTTGTCGAAGACCGCCCGGAATTTGCGCGGCCGGCGCTTTTCCCCCCAGGCACGCACACGCTGTGCGGGGACATTGAGAAAACGCTGGCGTCCCTATCTTGGGACAGGGATACCAGCGTTGTGCTGGCCACCCGCGGCCATCAAAAAGACGCAGAAGCTTTGCGGATTTGCATTCAGCGTTGTACCGGCTACCTGGGCATGATTGGCAGCCGGCGCAAAGTGCCTTTAATGCGCCAGATGTTTCTGGAACGCGGCTGGGCTACTGCCGAACAATGGGAAAAAGTTTATGCGCCCATTGGGCTGGATATTGGGGCGGTTACGGTGCAGGAAATTGCCACCGCCATCCTGGCCCAAATTATTGCGGTACGCCGCAAAGGCAACGCGCCACGTATTCCACTGGCTTCAGATTCATGA
- a CDS encoding xanthine dehydrogenase family protein molybdopterin-binding subunit, translated as MTGKIEMGQGARTQLTQAAAEELRVSPEQIQMVMGDTTLTPDDGITAGSRTTPSTVPAVRQAAAAARELLVRTAAQKWGVEAAALNIQNGRITHPPTGRSMSYADLAQSGEADKILQQRLPAEVQVTPVSQWRVMGQSLPRVNRQALVTGAHQYPSDMRRPGMLYGKVLRPPSYGARLVSVDIAPARAMEGVVAVHDGSFVGVAAPTSWQAEQALKAIENTARWDTAPHPSSREVYDYLRQRAQGGVPPNPFANELAQAARRHKATYHVAYVQHAPMETRTALAEWQDGKLTVWTGTQAPFGYHGDLARTFRLPTENVRVIVPDFGGGFGGKHTAEAAIEAARLAQAAGKPVLVHWTREEEFTWAYFRPAAVIDIEASLNEEGRLTSWYFLNINSGAAAVDTPYRAGNARSRFLNSNSPLRQGSYRTLAATANNFAREAFMDELAALAGRDPLEFRLAHLENERIRNVLQEAARRFNWQERYRQKIPNCGVGLACGTEKNSVVAACVEIEIDTVRQTIVVKRLCEVFECGAIINPDNLMAQVQSCILMGLGPALREEMQFLNGKMRNAAFSKYPVPRFADVPEMDIHLLNRPDLPSAGGGETPIIAIAPAIANAVYHATGRRVRAMPIRLAEAQAM; from the coding sequence ATGACTGGAAAAATTGAAATGGGCCAGGGGGCGCGGACCCAATTGACGCAGGCTGCTGCCGAAGAATTGCGGGTATCGCCGGAGCAGATTCAAATGGTAATGGGGGATACCACCCTGACCCCAGACGACGGCATTACCGCCGGCAGCCGCACCACACCTTCCACCGTGCCAGCCGTGCGGCAGGCCGCCGCAGCCGCGCGTGAACTTCTCGTTCGCACTGCCGCACAAAAATGGGGGGTGGAGGCGGCCGCACTGAATATCCAAAACGGGCGTATCACCCATCCGCCCACTGGCCGCTCCATGAGTTATGCGGACTTGGCGCAAAGTGGCGAAGCCGACAAGATACTTCAACAACGCCTCCCCGCCGAGGTTCAGGTCACGCCGGTATCCCAATGGCGGGTGATGGGGCAATCTCTCCCGCGTGTCAATCGGCAGGCCCTGGTGACCGGGGCACACCAATATCCCTCGGACATGCGCCGGCCGGGAATGTTGTATGGCAAAGTGCTGCGCCCACCGTCCTATGGGGCACGTCTGGTCTCGGTGGATATTGCGCCGGCTCGCGCCATGGAGGGAGTGGTGGCGGTGCACGATGGTTCTTTTGTGGGTGTGGCCGCTCCCACAAGCTGGCAGGCGGAGCAAGCCCTCAAGGCCATTGAGAATACGGCCCGCTGGGATACCGCGCCCCATCCATCCTCCCGCGAAGTATATGATTATTTACGGCAGCGCGCCCAAGGCGGAGTGCCGCCGAATCCGTTTGCCAACGAGTTGGCGCAAGCCGCCCGGCGGCACAAGGCCACCTATCATGTGGCGTATGTTCAGCATGCTCCCATGGAAACCCGCACCGCCCTCGCAGAATGGCAGGACGGCAAACTTACGGTCTGGACAGGCACCCAGGCGCCTTTCGGGTATCACGGCGACCTGGCCCGCACTTTCCGGCTGCCGACAGAAAATGTGCGCGTGATTGTGCCGGACTTTGGCGGCGGCTTTGGGGGCAAACATACGGCCGAGGCGGCCATTGAGGCGGCCCGCCTGGCGCAGGCCGCTGGCAAACCTGTTTTGGTTCACTGGACCCGCGAAGAAGAGTTCACTTGGGCCTACTTTCGACCGGCCGCCGTCATTGATATCGAAGCCAGTTTGAATGAGGAAGGGCGATTGACCTCGTGGTATTTCCTCAACATCAACTCTGGCGCCGCCGCTGTGGACACCCCTTACCGTGCTGGTAACGCTCGCAGCCGTTTCCTCAACTCCAATTCGCCGCTGCGCCAGGGCTCTTATCGCACCCTGGCCGCCACCGCAAACAACTTTGCCCGCGAAGCCTTCATGGACGAGCTGGCAGCCCTGGCCGGGCGTGATCCGTTGGAATTCAGGCTGGCTCATCTGGAAAATGAGCGTATTCGGAATGTGCTCCAGGAAGCCGCGCGCCGTTTCAACTGGCAGGAGCGATACCGGCAAAAAATCCCCAACTGTGGCGTGGGATTGGCTTGCGGCACTGAAAAGAACTCTGTGGTGGCCGCCTGTGTTGAAATCGAAATTGATACCGTGCGCCAGACCATCGTGGTCAAACGCTTGTGCGAGGTGTTTGAGTGCGGCGCCATTATCAATCCCGACAACCTGATGGCGCAGGTGCAAAGCTGCATCCTCATGGGGCTGGGGCCGGCTTTGCGCGAGGAAATGCAATTTCTAAATGGTAAAATGCGCAATGCCGCTTTCAGCAAATACCCCGTGCCACGCTTTGCGGATGTGCCCGAAATGGACATCCACCTCCTCAACCGGCCGGATTTACCCAGCGCCGGGGGCGGCGAGACTCCCATCATCGCCATCGCGCCCGCCATTGCCAACGCGGTTTACCATGCCACCGGCCGGCGAGTCCGCGCCATGCCGATACGCCTGGCTGAAGCACAAGCCATGTGA
- a CDS encoding DUF2249 domain-containing protein: protein MPNIELDVRTLPAGQRHKQVFAVWGELPEGAVMELVNDHDPLPLYYQFACEHTGAFHWEYLEKGPQTWRVRIAKGYYPDPGFKPPRKKSAATSPSDCPLTVDTRPLFQRGEPPCALIDEAAAQTPPGSSFVLLVPFEPLPLYAKLAREGFTHRSTMQPDGTWKVEFFHEKS, encoded by the coding sequence ATGCCTAATATTGAACTCGATGTCCGCACGTTGCCCGCCGGGCAACGGCACAAGCAGGTCTTCGCGGTGTGGGGTGAGTTGCCCGAAGGGGCCGTGATGGAGCTCGTCAATGACCATGATCCCTTGCCGCTTTATTATCAATTTGCTTGCGAACATACCGGTGCCTTTCATTGGGAATACCTGGAAAAAGGGCCGCAAACCTGGCGCGTCCGCATCGCCAAGGGATATTATCCCGACCCCGGCTTCAAGCCGCCTCGCAAAAAATCTGCCGCTACCTCCCCTTCTGACTGCCCGTTGACCGTGGACACCCGTCCACTTTTTCAACGCGGCGAACCGCCCTGTGCCTTGATTGATGAAGCGGCGGCCCAGACCCCGCCAGGCAGCAGCTTCGTGCTGCTGGTGCCCTTCGAGCCGCTGCCACTCTATGCCAAACTGGCTCGCGAAGGTTTCACCCATCGGTCAACCATGCAACCTGATGGCACCTGGAAAGTGGAGTTCTTCCATGAAAAAAGTTAG
- a CDS encoding (2Fe-2S)-binding protein: protein MPTAFTLTVNGRRHTVTTDPARPLLQVLREDLGLTGTKYGCGEGQCGACTVLMDGRREHACLVPVKDAVGRLITTIEGLSPNGQLHPVQRIFLEEVAMQCGYCTSGMIMATVALLRENPSPSPQEILAWMNPHICRCCGYPRILKAVRRAVAEHPKAS from the coding sequence ATGCCTACCGCTTTTACTTTGACCGTCAACGGCCGGCGGCACACCGTGACCACCGATCCTGCGCGACCGCTGTTGCAAGTGCTGCGCGAAGATTTGGGGCTGACCGGCACCAAATATGGATGTGGCGAAGGCCAGTGCGGCGCCTGCACCGTGCTTATGGACGGACGCCGCGAGCACGCCTGTCTGGTTCCCGTCAAGGATGCTGTTGGCCGGCTTATCACCACCATTGAGGGCCTGTCTCCCAATGGCCAACTTCACCCTGTGCAGCGCATTTTCCTGGAAGAAGTTGCCATGCAGTGTGGCTATTGCACCTCCGGCATGATAATGGCCACCGTAGCTTTGTTGCGTGAAAACCCCAGCCCGTCCCCACAGGAAATCCTTGCCTGGATGAATCCCCATATCTGCCGGTGCTGCGGTTATCCGCGTATTTTGAAAGCAGTCCGGCGCGCCGTTGCTGAACATCCCAAAGCCTCATGA
- a CDS encoding PLDc N-terminal domain-containing protein codes for MGDILNRFSFSDPKWNLQIAACMFIIWLALTICTLSSLNAQGFTRRQRLFWIIIITALPLVGILIYLPFSIRLDNYPTLKMLRKELK; via the coding sequence ATGGGTGACATCCTGAACCGTTTTAGTTTCAGCGATCCCAAGTGGAATCTGCAAATCGCTGCCTGCATGTTCATCATCTGGCTGGCCTTGACGATTTGCACCCTGTCCAGCTTGAATGCTCAGGGGTTCACCCGCCGCCAGCGTCTCTTCTGGATTATTATTATCACCGCCCTCCCCTTGGTGGGGATACTGATTTACCTGCCGTTTTCCATCCGTTTGGACAACTATCCCACCCTCAAAATGCTGCGCAAGGAATTGAAGTAG
- a CDS encoding ATP-binding protein produces MKPDHSYKRSLSKGIELLHEHMTEIVALHELVCDEAGAPVDYRILDTNPAFTHVTGITWEKANGKLASAVYQQSPPPYLDIYARVAQSGIAEQFETYYAPMRKYFLISVFCPSPGQFATVATDITLRKEKEIEAHRLSHLYATLSMVNQTVVRSQTEEEMLETCCRAAIEKGGFCLAWVGKLDAQTQQVRPVAAYGLHPVDKEEIIVYADERPEGLGPTGTAIRTQQPVVSRLDVADPRLAPWKHIIEHHQITSCASFPLYDTSGIWGALTVCSFAPDAFTEREIALLEEVAADMSFALKRLQAERRQLQMAKLLEERERQLQTLLANIPGGVYQCDVHAPWRVHFFSEGSEAITGRPPTEFTDGKLTYADMVHPEDLAELDRIVEEAVGAHQPYEATYRIVRPDGGIRHVFEKGRAHYDEKGKPIFLEGIVLDITAQRHIERRLQATQRELEAVYEQAPMIMLLLDEKLQTLRANRAARRLGGATDTHWNACFKGSVGDLIKCVHAVTAPNGCGSAEVCLQCHLRISLQELLASRQCCTEVECQLQLAGKSPQEPLHLQGNVCRVEVDGQQRLLVCLSDVTQRIRVEIERDHLQQQLFQAQTIEAIGQLAGGVAHDFNNILSAMMLHYQELLEEESLSPPVRNAITELNQLAERAANLTRQLLLYSRRSPMEKKSVDLNGCVMDMQKLLRRTVGENIEITFTPAPEPLWLHADVSLLGQVLLNLAVNSRDAMPKGGHLHIAVSKQQMAEPDLGEHPQGRPGCFAVVTVTDTGCGMPPEIMARIFDPFFTTKEPGKGTGLGLATVEGIVKQHGGWVEVRSEVGKGTTFAVYLPLAAPENAVTASPPASPAIVRGSETILVVEDEPAVRRGLANCLRRAGYQILEAEHAHEALQIWNLSKDQIALVFSDMVLPGQMSGLELVQTLRAEKPDLRVIFSTGYSVELAEWEKMIGGVFAILPKPYTISKLTNIIREVLEKPLAPAPANASLSPT; encoded by the coding sequence ATGAAACCAGACCATTCGTACAAGCGCTCCTTGTCCAAAGGAATCGAGTTATTGCACGAGCACATGACCGAAATCGTGGCGCTGCACGAATTGGTGTGCGACGAGGCGGGCGCCCCTGTGGATTACCGCATTCTGGACACCAACCCCGCCTTCACCCATGTGACGGGGATAACCTGGGAAAAGGCCAACGGCAAATTAGCTTCCGCGGTTTATCAGCAATCCCCCCCTCCTTATCTCGACATTTATGCGCGCGTGGCCCAGTCCGGCATTGCTGAACAATTTGAGACGTACTACGCGCCCATGCGCAAGTACTTCCTGATTTCCGTTTTCTGTCCCAGTCCCGGGCAGTTTGCCACGGTGGCCACGGACATTACGCTGCGCAAAGAAAAGGAAATCGAAGCCCACCGGCTCAGTCATCTTTATGCCACGCTGAGCATGGTGAATCAGACCGTGGTGCGCTCCCAAACCGAGGAGGAGATGTTGGAAACCTGCTGCCGGGCAGCCATCGAAAAGGGTGGGTTTTGCCTGGCTTGGGTGGGAAAATTGGACGCACAGACCCAGCAAGTGAGACCGGTAGCGGCCTATGGACTGCATCCTGTTGATAAAGAAGAAATCATTGTCTATGCCGACGAACGGCCCGAGGGACTGGGGCCTACTGGCACCGCCATTCGCACTCAGCAACCCGTGGTGTCGCGCCTGGATGTCGCTGACCCTCGCCTGGCGCCCTGGAAACATATTATTGAGCACCATCAAATCACCAGTTGCGCTTCTTTTCCCCTGTACGATACCTCCGGGATTTGGGGGGCTTTGACGGTCTGCAGCTTCGCTCCCGATGCCTTTACGGAGCGTGAAATTGCCTTGCTCGAGGAAGTGGCGGCAGACATGAGTTTTGCCCTGAAGCGACTGCAGGCCGAACGGCGCCAGCTTCAAATGGCCAAGCTGTTGGAAGAGCGCGAACGGCAGCTCCAAACCCTTTTGGCCAATATCCCCGGTGGGGTTTATCAGTGCGATGTTCACGCGCCTTGGCGGGTGCATTTTTTCAGCGAAGGCTCCGAAGCCATTACTGGTCGCCCGCCAACCGAATTCACCGATGGCAAACTAACCTACGCCGACATGGTGCATCCGGAGGACCTGGCGGAACTGGACCGCATAGTGGAAGAGGCGGTCGGCGCTCACCAGCCTTATGAGGCCACTTACCGCATAGTTCGTCCCGACGGAGGAATCCGCCATGTTTTTGAGAAAGGGCGCGCGCATTATGATGAGAAAGGCAAGCCCATATTTCTGGAAGGCATCGTATTGGACATCACCGCGCAGCGCCATATAGAACGCCGCCTGCAAGCCACCCAGCGGGAGTTGGAAGCCGTTTACGAGCAGGCACCCATGATCATGCTGTTGCTGGATGAGAAATTGCAAACACTGCGAGCTAATCGTGCGGCGCGCCGACTGGGCGGGGCTACCGATACTCACTGGAACGCCTGTTTCAAAGGAAGTGTGGGGGATTTGATCAAGTGTGTGCATGCTGTTACAGCGCCTAACGGCTGCGGCTCGGCGGAAGTCTGCCTGCAATGCCACTTGCGCATCAGTCTCCAGGAACTCCTGGCATCCCGCCAATGCTGTACGGAGGTGGAATGTCAATTGCAACTGGCCGGTAAATCACCCCAAGAACCCCTTCATCTGCAAGGCAATGTCTGCCGGGTGGAGGTTGACGGCCAGCAGCGTCTGCTGGTCTGTCTGAGTGATGTAACCCAGCGCATCCGGGTGGAAATCGAGCGGGATCATTTACAACAACAATTGTTTCAGGCGCAGACAATTGAGGCCATTGGCCAGCTTGCCGGCGGCGTTGCCCACGACTTCAATAATATCCTTTCCGCGATGATGCTGCACTACCAGGAATTGCTCGAAGAAGAGAGTCTGTCGCCACCCGTGCGGAATGCCATTACCGAATTGAATCAGTTGGCGGAACGTGCAGCCAATCTCACCCGGCAATTGCTGCTGTATAGCCGACGTTCCCCCATGGAGAAAAAATCCGTGGATTTGAATGGCTGCGTCATGGATATGCAGAAGCTTTTGCGCCGGACAGTGGGGGAAAATATTGAAATTACCTTTACTCCTGCGCCTGAACCGCTGTGGCTGCATGCCGATGTCAGCCTGTTGGGACAAGTATTATTAAACTTGGCCGTCAATTCCCGGGATGCCATGCCCAAAGGAGGGCATCTGCACATTGCCGTAAGCAAGCAGCAAATGGCGGAGCCTGACCTCGGTGAACATCCCCAAGGCAGGCCGGGATGTTTTGCGGTGGTGACCGTCACGGACACTGGCTGTGGCATGCCGCCGGAAATCATGGCCCGGATTTTTGATCCCTTCTTCACCACCAAAGAGCCGGGTAAAGGCACTGGATTGGGATTGGCAACGGTGGAAGGCATCGTCAAACAGCATGGAGGCTGGGTCGAAGTCCGTAGTGAAGTGGGCAAGGGGACTACTTTTGCTGTGTATTTGCCTTTGGCGGCTCCAGAAAATGCGGTCACCGCGAGCCCACCAGCTTCCCCTGCCATTGTCAGGGGGTCGGAAACGATTCTGGTTGTCGAAGATGAACCCGCCGTCCGGAGAGGTCTGGCCAACTGCCTGCGCCGGGCCGGTTATCAAATCCTTGAAGCTGAGCATGCCCATGAAGCCCTGCAGATTTGGAATCTGAGCAAAGACCAGATTGCCCTGGTGTTCAGCGACATGGTTTTGCCCGGCCAAATGAGCGGCTTGGAGCTGGTGCAAACGCTCCGTGCAGAGAAGCCGGACTTGCGCGTCATTTTTTCCACGGGCTACAGCGTCGAGCTGGCCGAATGGGAAAAAATGATTGGCGGGGTTTTCGCCATCCTGCCCAAGCCCTATACCATTTCCAAGTTAACCAACATCATTCGCGAAGTTTTGGAAAAGCCACTGGCCCCCGCCCCTGCGAATGCCAGCTTATCGCCGACATGA